The sequence TTCATGGTTTGACAAACTTGCCATGAATGAGGGCAAGGACTCAGTTTTGGGTGAGTGATGCCCTTTTTAGTTGTGTGTTGTTTAGACTTCAATCTGCCTTGGTGCTGGCGGGTTGCTAAAGTGCTTACCAGATAAGAGTTTTTTATACATATCAGGGTCTTTCCATTCAGCCTGGCATTGTTCAGAAAAGATAATATCTTCCAGGCGAATGATCCCCATACGCTCATTTATCGCATCTGCCCGGAAAGCCTGTGCGTAGCCGGTATCTGTCTCGTGGGCAATTACAGAATGGAGGGTGACATCTGCTTCTCCGTTAGCCATGATCGTTTGCTGAAGCAATGCATCGATAATGACAAAAAATATACGGGAAAATTGTTCGGCAGAAGGTGACACCGGCATGGCGATCCAGCGTGTAGAGAACTGCTTGCACAGGCGGATGTATTCCGTGTCATCTCTGTCCCAGAAACAGATTGCGTGATCAAAAGCATCAATTACATCACGGATCGTACCTTTCATTAAACCAAAGTCATAAACCATCTGGCCGTGATCAAGTGCGTTTGCTTCCAGTAGTATTTCAACCCGATAGCTATGTCCATGAATTGAGCTGCGGCAGCGCTCACTTGAGCAGTTACGCACGATGTGTGCATTTTCAAATTTAAACAGTTTACGAATTAGCATAATGAATAGCAGGTCAAAGAGTTAGTTCGGTTTCTATCAGATGCAGCGCAGATCGGCAAGGTATTGATTAAAATAGCCTTTTAAATAGATCCACTTGTTAATTTTTTTTAATTCCATTTATTGAGAATGGCTAATTTTTTGTAAGAAATTTTTTGTATGATGCCATTTGTGTTTATTAACATGTTTAGAAAGAATTAAGAAAGATATTTTTTATATTTACTGATGTAATAATTTCTCTTCTTTCTGGTTTTGTATCAAAAATTATTCTTTTTTTCTGATCTGAACTACATTTTCATTTGTTTTTTGACTACATATTTTGTAGGTTTATGTGTTTGTTTGTTAATATTTTATTTTTTTAATCAAGTACTTATATTTTTTGCTGTGATGTTTCCATGAGAAAATTATTGGGTTTTTGTAACTATCATGACAGAGAAGGGGGGGGGGTCGATTTTTTTGTTGGTAAGCGATACAGAGCTTGTTGACATAGTAAATGCGTTAGTGACTAATCTTAATTACTTATCTTTAAGTTAGTTCCAGAAGCATTCTGTAAATGACTTTATTACGTAATAATTACAAAAAAGAATAGACACGTGTTTGTAACATCAATACCACTTGGTGCTTGCAGATAACGCCAATTCATAAGATGGATGGAGAATTAAACTATGTCGCAATTTAGTCGTTTTATGCTGGCTGCTATTCCAGCCGCCTTTATTTCAGCCCAGGTTTTTTCTGCTCCTGAGTGGACAGCTTCTTCTACTTATACTGCAGGTCAAACCGTAAGCTATTCTGGGAAAGATTGGAAAGCGAAGTGGTGGACGCAAGGTAATGTGCCGGGTGCTGAGCAGTGGGGCCCTTGGGAGCCGATTGCCAGTGACTCGTCTACCCCTTCGCCAACACCAGCACCAACAACGGCTCCAACGTTAGAGCCTGCTCCAGCACCAACACCAGCCGGTTGTTTTCTGGCATGGGTGGCAACGACGGCTTATTCCGGTGGTCAAAGTGTGACTTATGATGGCCGTAATTATAAAGCACAGTGGTGGACACAGGGCGATGTGCCGTCCAGTAATGTAGGGGCAGGCAAGCCTTGGTTAGATCTGGGCGCTTGTGGTTCAACTCCAACTCCGACTCCGACTCCAACTCCAACTCCGACTCCGACTCCAACTCCGACTCCGACTCCGACTCCGACTCCGACTCCAACTCCAACTCCGACTCCGACTCCGACTCCGACTCCAACTCCAACTCCAACTCCGACTCCGACTCCGACTCCGACTCCGACTCCGACTCCGACTCCGACTCCGACTCCGACTCCGACTCCGACTCCAACTCCAACTCCAACTCCAACTCCAACTCCAACTCCAACTCCAACTCCGACTCCAACTCCAACTCCAACTCCAACTCCAGTCCCTGCTCCCGCTCCAAGCGTTGCTTGTCAGCCTGAGGGTTTGGTGACAGATGTTGCAAATGTGCCTTATTGTGATGTGTATGATGCAAACGGCCGGGAGAAGCTGCCAAACAATATGAAGCGTCGCTCAATTGGCTATTTCACTAACTGGCGTAATTCCGGGCCGAATTCTTATCTGGCCGCAGATATTCCATGGAATGACATTACCCACGTGAATTATGCCTTCGCTCATATCGATAGCAATTGGCAGGTTTCGGTAGGTAATACTGCGGATCCTAACAACTCTGCCGTTGGTATGACTTTTGACGATAAAAAAGCTGATCCTAAATACGCGCTAGACCCAAATCTGCCGTACAAAGGCCACTTTAATATGCTGCATAAGAACGCGCCTAAAGGCGTGAAGCTGTTGCTGTCGGTGGGGGGCTGGGCTGAAACGGGGGGGTATTTTAATGATGCAGATGGCCGTACGGTCAGCGGTGGCTACTATGCATTGACTAACGATGCGGCAACAGGCGCAGTTCGTCAGGATAGAATTGATATCTTTGCTAAGTCGGCGGTTGCCTTCCTAGAGAAATATGGCTTTGACGGTATTGATCTTGATTATGAATATCCAACATCAATGAATGATGCGGGTAATCCGGAAGACTGGAAAATCGGTAATGCCCATCGTGGTGAATTGTGGAAAGGCTATATGGCTCTGACCAAAACACTGCGTGCCGAGTTGGATAAGGCGGCAGCAGCAAAAGGTAAGTACTACATGTTGACGATTGCGTCCCCATCATCTGGCTATTTATTGCGTGGCATGGAAGCCATGCAGGCAGTTAAATACCTAGATTACGTCAATATGATGACGTACGACTTGCACGGCGCATGGAACCACTTTGTGGGCCACAATGCACCGTTGTACGATACAGGTAAAGACAATGAAATTGCCGATGCCAAAATTTATTCGGGTGGCGATGCGCATTATTACAATTCACAAGGCTATCTGAATATTGACTGGGCATATAAATACTTCCGTACAGCTCTTGCGGGAGGGCGCATTAACATTGGTTTGCCCTACTACACCCGTGGTTCACAAAATGTAGCGGGTGGCACTAATGGTTTATGGGGGCTTTCTGCTCTGGCCGATCAAACCAAGTGCTATCTCGGTACTGGCGGGAATCTTGGCCCGGATGCACTGAGTGTAAAAGCGGGCGCACCCTGCGGTTTAGGGGCCCAGGGGATTGATAATCTCTGGTTTGATCGGGATGCTGCTGGTAATGAAATGTATGCTGGTGTTAATCCGCTGTGGCATGTTAATAACCTTCGTGATGGTCTGAGTGCACCTTACTTTACTCAGTATGGTCACGATCAAAGCCGTCCAGAAGCCAAAGTTCGTGGCTCTTACCAGGAAAATTATGACGATGTCGCTAAGTCTTCCTGGCTATGGAATCCAACCACCAAAGTGTTCTTGTCGACTGAAAATGAGCAATCCTTTGCTGCAAAGGTTCAGTACGCCATTGATCAGGGCGCGGGCGGGATCATGTTCTGGGAAATGGCAGGGGACTACAGTAAGCCATCAGAAAATGGCTTGGGTTATTACGCCATGGGCAGTACGCTGACCAAGCTAGCAGCCGCTAAGCTGCGTGCAGCCGTACCTTATGGCATCAAAGCTGGCGACGAGAAATTTGTCCGCCCGGCAGATTTGCTAGATATCTCGGTCGATATGGTTGGGTATAAGCCTAAGGGTGATGATAACTACCCGCTTGCTATTGGGCTTAAGCTGAAAAACAATTCAACGATTGATTTAACCGGTGCAAAGGTTGCATTCAATGTTGCGCCATCCACTCCGTTGATTCCTTCCGAAGTTCAATACCTCAAGCCAAGTGATCCACCTGTAGGCAATGGTGTAGAGAATTTAGTAGATATTTATAGCGGTGGCACTTGGACAGCCACAACGGCCGGTACAAAAACAGGCAATGTTGGTGGTTTGCCAGATGGTTTTCATCGTCTGACTTATGCGATGAAAGATTCAGGCTGGGGTGTTGCAGACTTTAGTGCAGGAAAAACTATCACTATCGGCATGCGTGTATTTATGCCGCTAACGGTACCTAGCGACATTACTATTACTTTGCCAAATGGCAAGGTATACGGGGTTAAGCGCTAAATTTGCACTAATTTCAGCGAGTAAAGTAAACAAAAACGTCGCACGCTAATTGCGGCGTTTTTGCTTTGTATGAAAACGAGATGTTTTTTGTTGATATTGCTTCTTATCTAAATCAATCAGTTAGCGCATTACTAGGCTTTTATTGCACGGTAGTGGTTGACCTTCCCGGGTAAGGTCCGTATATTTCGGCCTCTCGCTGCAGCACACACGGCAACACAGTGTTTGGGCAAGCGAAACGATCTTTAAAAAAATACAGTCGATGAGTGTGAGTGCTTGATTCGGAAGCGAAACAAGTGCTTGCATAGTAAGAGTCATTTTTCGGAATGGCTTGAGTTTTGTAAGCCAGTAAGTACTAGCTTAGTGATTAAACTAAAGAGTTTGATCCTGGCTCAGATTGAACGCTGGCGGCATGCTTTACACATGCAAGTCGAACGGTAACAGGCTGCTTGCAGCGCTGACGAGTGGCGAACGGGTGAGTAATATATCGGAACGTACCTAGTAATGGGGGATAACTATCCGAAAGGATAGCTAATACCGCATACGCCCTGAGGGGGAAAGAGGGGGATCGCAAGACCTCTCGTTATTAGAGCGGCCGATATCAGATTAGCTAGTTGGTGAGGTAAAGGCTCACCAAGGCGACGATCTGTAGCGGGTCTTAGAGGACGATCCGCCACACTGGAACTGAGACACGGTCCAGACTCCTACGGGAGGCAGCAGTGGGGAATCTTGGACAATGGGCGCAAGCCTGATCCAGCAATGCCGCGTGCGTGAAGAAGGCCTTCGGGTTGTAAAGCGCTTTTGTCCGGGAGGAAATCCTAAGAGCTAATATCTTTTGGGGATGACAGTACCGGAAGAATAAGGACCGGCTAACTACGTGCCAGCAGCCGCGGTAATACGTAGGGTCCAAGCGTTAATCGGAATTACTGGGCGTAAAGGGTGCGCAGGTGGTTGATTAAGTGTGATGTGAAAGCCCCGGGCTCAACCTGGGAATTGCATTGCAAACTGGTGAACTAGAGTATGGCAGAGGGGGGTGGAATTCCGCGTGTAGCAGTGAAATGCGTAGAGATGCGGAGGAACACCGATGGCGAAGGCAACCCCCTGGGCTAATACTGACACTCATGCACGAAAGCGTGGGGAGCAAACAGGATTAGATACCCTGGTAGTCCACGCCCTAAACGATGTCTACTAGTTGTTGGGGAATTCGTTCCTTAGTAACGCAGCTAACGCGTGAAGTAGACCGCCTGGGGAGTACGGCCGCAAGGCTAAAACTCAAAGGAATTGACGGGGGCCCGCACAAGCGGTGGATGATGTGGATTAATTCGATGCAACGCGAAAAACCTTACCTAGCCTTGACATGTCAAGAACCTCTGAGAGATTGGGGGGTGCCGCAAGGAACTTGAACACAGGTGCTGCATGGCTGTCGTCAGCTCGTGTCGTGAGATGTTGGGTTAAGTCCCGCAACGAGCGCAACCCTTGTCCTTAGTTGCCATCATTTGGTTGGGCACTTTAAGGAGACTGCCGGTGACAAACCGGAGGAAGGTGGGGATGACGTCAAGTCCTCATGGCCCTTATGGCTAGGGCTTCACACGTCATACAATGGTCGGTACAGAGGGTTGCCAAGCCGCGAGGTGGAGCTAATCTCATAAAACCGATCGTAGTCCGGATTGGAGTCTGCAACTCGACTCCATGAAGTCGGAATCGCTAGTAATCGCGGATCAGCATGTCGCGGTGAATACGTTCCCGGGCCTTGTACACACCGCCCGTCACACCATGGGAATGGGTTTCACCAGAAGTAGGTAGGCTAACCTTCGGGAGGCCGCTTACCACGGTGGGATTCATGACTGGGGTGAAGTCGTAACAAGGTAGCCGTAGGGGAACCTGCGGCTGGATCACCTCCTTTCAAGAGAAGACTTTTGGATTGAGTACTCACACTCATCGACTGTAGGTTTAGGGATTGTTGGTTTAGGATGCAGAATTAATCGGGCTGAACAAAAGTCACATTAATTCTGGTTTCTAAAATCAGCAAGACAGTAAATTGATCTTTAAAAAAATAGAAGAAGTAATACTCAAGTTTAGAAATAAATAAGGGTAGATTGTATCAAAATTGATTATTCGAAGTCAGAACTGAATAATCGATGTCGCAAACAAAGCGAAATCAGATACTTCGAATTGTATTAACTTTGTTGATACGTGTTTGAGGTTATAGGATCAAGCGACTAAGTGCATCTGGTGGATGCCTTGGCGATGATAGGCGAAGAAGGACGCGTTAGCCTGCGAAAAGCGATGGGGAGCTGGCAAATAAGCTTTGATCCATCGATATCCGAATGGGGAAACCCGGCCCTTTTGGGTCACTCATCACTGAATACATAGGTGGTGTAGAGCGAACTCGGCGAACTGAAACATCTAAGTAGCCGAAGGAAAAGAAATCAACCGAGATTCCCAAAGTAGTGGCGAGCGAAATGGGAAGAGCCTGCATGTGATAGATCAAACTTTAGTGGAACAGTCTGGAAAGTCTGGCGATAGTGGGTGATAGCCCCGTACACGAAAGAGATTGGTTGGTACTAAGCATGCGAGAAGTAGGGCGGGACACGAGAAATCCTGTTTGAAGATGGGGGGACCATCCTCCAAGGCTAAATACTCATCATCGACCGATAGTGAACCAGTACCGTGAGGGAAAGGCGAAAAGAACCCCGGGAGGGGAGTGAAATAGAACCTGAAACCGGATGCATACAAACAGTGGGAGCCCTTGCAAAATGGGGTGACTGCGTACCTTTTGTATAATGGGTCAGCGACTTACGTTCAGTAGCGAGCTTAACCGAGTAGGGGAGGCGTAGGGAAACCGAGTCCGAATAGGGCGCATAGT comes from Iodobacter ciconiae and encodes:
- a CDS encoding 6-pyruvoyl trahydropterin synthase family protein; translation: MLIRKLFKFENAHIVRNCSSERCRSSIHGHSYRVEILLEANALDHGQMVYDFGLMKGTIRDVIDAFDHAICFWDRDDTEYIRLCKQFSTRWIAMPVSPSAEQFSRIFFVIIDALLQQTIMANGEADVTLHSVIAHETDTGYAQAFRADAINERMGIIRLEDIIFSEQCQAEWKDPDMYKKLLSGKHFSNPPAPRQIEV
- a CDS encoding glycosyl hydrolase family 18 protein, producing MSQFSRFMLAAIPAAFISAQVFSAPEWTASSTYTAGQTVSYSGKDWKAKWWTQGNVPGAEQWGPWEPIASDSSTPSPTPAPTTAPTLEPAPAPTPAGCFLAWVATTAYSGGQSVTYDGRNYKAQWWTQGDVPSSNVGAGKPWLDLGACGSTPTPTPTPTPTPTPTPTPTPTPTPTPTPTPTPTPTPTPTPTPTPTPTPTPTPTPTPTPTPTPTPTPTPTPTPTPTPTPTPTPTPTPTPTPTPTPTPVPAPAPSVACQPEGLVTDVANVPYCDVYDANGREKLPNNMKRRSIGYFTNWRNSGPNSYLAADIPWNDITHVNYAFAHIDSNWQVSVGNTADPNNSAVGMTFDDKKADPKYALDPNLPYKGHFNMLHKNAPKGVKLLLSVGGWAETGGYFNDADGRTVSGGYYALTNDAATGAVRQDRIDIFAKSAVAFLEKYGFDGIDLDYEYPTSMNDAGNPEDWKIGNAHRGELWKGYMALTKTLRAELDKAAAAKGKYYMLTIASPSSGYLLRGMEAMQAVKYLDYVNMMTYDLHGAWNHFVGHNAPLYDTGKDNEIADAKIYSGGDAHYYNSQGYLNIDWAYKYFRTALAGGRINIGLPYYTRGSQNVAGGTNGLWGLSALADQTKCYLGTGGNLGPDALSVKAGAPCGLGAQGIDNLWFDRDAAGNEMYAGVNPLWHVNNLRDGLSAPYFTQYGHDQSRPEAKVRGSYQENYDDVAKSSWLWNPTTKVFLSTENEQSFAAKVQYAIDQGAGGIMFWEMAGDYSKPSENGLGYYAMGSTLTKLAAAKLRAAVPYGIKAGDEKFVRPADLLDISVDMVGYKPKGDDNYPLAIGLKLKNNSTIDLTGAKVAFNVAPSTPLIPSEVQYLKPSDPPVGNGVENLVDIYSGGTWTATTAGTKTGNVGGLPDGFHRLTYAMKDSGWGVADFSAGKTITIGMRVFMPLTVPSDITITLPNGKVYGVKR